A genomic stretch from Hemibagrus wyckioides isolate EC202008001 linkage group LG02, SWU_Hwy_1.0, whole genome shotgun sequence includes:
- the LOC131362858 gene encoding cytokine-like protein 1 codes for MRSARAHCFLFVFLFVFLSVVRVGKCMPPTCYSRALDLSKEIMDVLEKTHRSPRTKDCAEIFPKMFLDIHNSCVTSKLRDFIYVLENLPIEHCRTRPRIIFLKRKVRTLYEIISRACYRDLVFLTNDCEALDTGISQPRYTEDTLQLLEETI; via the exons ATGAGGTCGGCACGCGCTCACTGCTTTTTATTCGTCTTTTTATTCGTCTTTTTGAGTGTAGTGCGGGTCGGAAAATGCATGCCCCCGACCTGTTACTCGCGCGCTCTCGACCTCAGTAAGGAGATAATGGACGTTTTGGAGAAGACGCACAGGTCTCCGCGCACG AAAGACTGCGCTGAGATTTTCCCAAAAATGTTTCTGGACATTCAC AATTCCTGTGTGACATCTAAGCTGCGAGACTTCATTTATGTGCTGGAGAATCTGCCGATAGAACACTGCAGGACGCGTCCTCGTATCATCTTTTTGAAACGCAAAGTCCGAACACTCTACGAGATCATAAGCCGCGCTTGCTACCGG gatctGGTGTTCCTGACAAACGACTGCGAGGCTCTGGACACAGGTATCAGTCAACCACGATACACAGAGGACACACTGCAACTACTGGAGGAGACAATATGA
- the LOC131362967 gene encoding serine/threonine-protein kinase 32B-like has protein sequence MGVNQTRELPVFDQDEDVNFDHFQILRAIGKGSFGKVCIVQKRDTRKLYAMKYMNKHACVERDEVRHVCRELQILQEIQHPFLVNLWYSFQDEEDMFMVVDLLLGGDLRYHLQQNVQFKEETVKLYICELALALDYLQSCHIIHRDIKPDNILLDEHGHVHITDFNIATLLKDTASASSMAGTKPYMAPEMFQSFVDSGPGYSYAVDWWALGITAYELLRGWRPYDIHSSTAVEDIINMFRCERVQYSTSWSNAMVALLRLLLNKDPEIRLSLMSDLQRLPYMADMNWDAVLEKAVSPGFTPNRGRLNCDPVFELEEMILESKPLHKKKKRLAKSKHTNKSSNTLPPHMQQRLETVRKEFIVFNRDKLQKQSDSAKKGSSLKRQDKLQEGHSNNDNTHPVKTKSHTGSGKTFSPDSH, from the exons ATGGGCGTGAATCAGACACGTGAGTTGCCGGTGTTTGATCAAGATGAAGACG TGAACTTTGACCACTTCCAGATCCTTAGGGCAATCGGGAAAGGGAGTTTTGGTAAg GTGTGTATTGTGCAGAAGCGTGACACCAGGAAGCTGTATGCCATGAAGTACATGAATAAACACGCGTGTGTGGAGCGTGACGAGGTGAGGCACGTATGCAGGGAGCTGCAGATCCTGCAGGAGATACAGCACCCGTTTTTAGTCAACCTGTG GTACTCGTTCCAGGATGAAGAGGACATGTTTATGGTAGTGGATCTGTTACTGGGCGGAGATCTGCGCTATCACCTGCAGCAAAATGTCCAGTTTAAAGAGGAGACTGTAAAACTCTACATCTGTGAGCTAGCACTGGCACTAGACTATCTACAGTCCTGCCACATCATCCACCG TGACATAAAGCCAGATAACATTCTGTTGGATGAACACG gtcatgtCCACATTACAGACTTTAACATTGCCACATTACTAAAGGACACGGCAAGTGCTTCATCTATGGCAGGAACCAAACCTTACATGG CACCTGAGATGTTCCAGTCCTTTGTGGATAGTGGTCCCGGTTACTCTTACGCTGTGGACTGGTGGGCTTTGGGCATCACTGCCTACGAGCTCTTACGAGGATGG aggCCGTATGATATCCACTCCAGCACAGCCGTTGAGGACATCATCAACATGTTCCGCTGTGAACGTGTACAGTACTCAACCTCCTGGTCTAACGCCATGGTGGCTTTACTGCGACTG ctgctcaATAAAGACCCAGAGATTCGGCTGTCACTCATGTCGGACCTTCAGCGCCTTCCGTACATGGCTGATATGAACTGGGATGCTGTGCTGGAGAAAGCAGTTTCACCAGGATTTACACCCAAC agGGGACGTCTGAACTGTGACCCGGTGTTTGAGTTAGAAGAAATGATTCTGGAGTCCAAGCCGctgcacaaaaagaaaaaacgacTAGCCAAGAGCAAACATACCAACAAATCTTCCAacacactg ccaCCCCACATGCAGCAGCGTCTAGAAACCGTCAGAAAGGAGTTCATCGTCTTTAACAGAGACAA GCTACAGAAACAGAGTGACAGTGCAAAGAAAGGATCTTCACTAAAAAGACAGGACAAACTGCAGGAAGGACACAGCAACAATGACAACACCCACCCTGTCAAAACGAAATCACACACAGGTTCGGGGAAAACATTCAGTCCAGATTCACACTGA